A single region of the Hippopotamus amphibius kiboko isolate mHipAmp2 chromosome 6, mHipAmp2.hap2, whole genome shotgun sequence genome encodes:
- the CITED2 gene encoding cbp/p300-interacting transactivator 2 produces the protein MADHMMAMNHGRFPDGTNGLHHHPAHRMGMGQFPSPHHHQQQQPQHAFNALMGEHIHYGASNMNATSGIRHAMGPGTVNGGHPPSALAPAARFNNSQFMGPPVASQGGSLPASMQLQKLNNQYFNHHPYPHNHYMPDLHPAAGHQMNGTNQHFRDCNPKHSGGSSTPGGSGGSSTPGGSAGTSGGGAGSSNSGGGSGGGSSSSNMPASVAHVPAAMLPPNVIDTDFIDEEVLMSLVIEMGLDRIKELPELWLGQNEFDFMTDFVCKQQPSRVSC, from the coding sequence ATGGCAGACCATATGATGGCCATGAACCACGGGCGCTTCCCCGACGGCACTAACGGGCTGCACCACCATCCTGCCCACCGCATGGGTATGGGGCAGTTCCCGAGCCCCCACcatcaccagcagcagcagccccaaCACGCCTTCAACGCCCTAATGGGCGAGCACATACACTACGGCGCGAGCAACATGAATGCCACGAGCGGCATCAGGCACGCTATGGGGCCCGGGACTGTGAACGGAGGGCACCCCCCGAGCGCGCTGGCCCCCGCGGCCAGGTTTAACAACTCCCAGTTCATGGGCCCCCCGGTGGCCAGCCAGGGAGGCTCCCTGCCGGCCAGCATGCAGCTGCAGAAGCTCAACAACCAGTATTTCAACCATCACCCCTACCCCCACAACCACTACATGCCGGATTTGCACCCAGCTGCAGGCCACCAGATGAACGGGACAAACCAGCACTTCCGAGATTGCAACCCCAAGCACAGCGGCGGCAGCAGCACCCCCGGCGGCTCCGGCGGCAGCAGCACCCCCGGCGGCTCCGCGGGCACCTCGGGCGGCGGCGCGGGCAGCAGCAatagcggcggcggcagcggcggcggcagcagcagcagcaacatgcCCGCCTCCGTGGCCCACGTCCCTGCTGCAATGCTGCCGCCCAATGTCATAGACACTGATTTCATCGACGAGGAAGTGCTTATGTCCTTAGTGATAGAAATGGGTTTGGACCGCATCAAGGAGCTGCCCGAACTCTGGCTGGGGCAAAACGAGTTTGATTTTATGACGGACTTCGTGTGCAAACAACAGCCCAGCAGAGTAAGCTGTTGA